One Trichormus variabilis 0441 genomic window, TTCTGAATAAAATATAGACTTACCATAATGGGATGGTAAGCCTAAAATAGTCGAATAGAAAATGTTTGTGGTTACTTATAAATCTAACGCTCAGCTTGAGCCTTGCTGCACCATTAAGTAGCTAGACATGATTAAATATAAAACGCTTAACGGAGTAATTAGCTTTGTTAGCCCGATTTTCAATAGCATGAATGAGAGCGAGTGCTAATTCATATTCATCATCAAAAATTTGTGAAGAAAGCTCATCGCGTTTGAGGTGCAACCACTCATCTTCAATACGGTTCATTTGAGGTGAGTATGGTGGCAAGAAAAAAATGTACAACCCTTGTTGTTGCCAACGTTGCCAGTGTTGTTGAACTTTTTTGCTACGATGAAATGATGCTCCATCCTGAATAATGACAGTTATCTGACCCGTTTGTTGAAGACGCTGTTGAGCTAAATGTGCCTGCCATTCAAGCAGTTGCAAGTAACGTTCGCTATTGAAACCACCGACTACAGCACCATATTCAAACGAGCGCTGCGGTTCCCAAAAACCAAGAACACTAATTATTCTGCCTCTTCTACGGGGTTGATTAATTGATTTTTGTTCGCCACGTTTGGAATAAGAATAATTGAGCGAACTTGTTCGTTCAAACCCAGATTCATCAAGATATTTTAAACAAATTAATCCATTACTAGCCCACTGGCATAACATCAACCAATCAGCACGTTTGCCATCTTGGAATGATGTTGATTTTGGCATCGGTGGTTTATGCCTTAACCGTTTCCAGGCATAATCTTTTTTTTAGAATTCGGCCCACTTGTCTACTACTGAGCGAGATTCCACGTTCAGCTACCAGACGTTCTTGTAGTTGACGACTTGTATAGCTACGTTCTTCGTAAGCGCCATTGTTCAACCGCATTTATATCTTCTAAACTCCACTTCCGCTTTCCTCCACGTCCGGGTGCTTCCCACAATCCACCTAATCCCAGGTTTTCCCATCTACGTAATGTTGCTCTCACTGTATGCTCATGAATATTTAAGTGACCAGCAATCATTGGCACTGTTAAACCATCTGCATTCAGTCTTAATGCGATAGCTCTCATTTTGACTCTTCGAGGTACATTATCTGCAAGGCTTAACTCCTGCAAGGTTTTGTTTTCTTCTGTTGTCAGCTTTATTCTTAGTGCTGTCGGCATTTTCAGTTATTTGCTCTGTTCTATTTTTATCTTATAATTTTTCATGTCTAGCTACTTAGTTGGTTTTGTTGGTAATAGGTAATAGACATCTCCGAAAATGATCAGAGCCTTGATATAAATGGCATACAAGATAGAAATACACTGATGAGAAATTAGAGAAATGTACGATAGAATAAAGCTTTGAGATGTTAAGTGTTGATAATTGAGCCAAAATCTTGAGTGATGTGCGTTGATTCTAGTTGGGTGGTATCGCTGATATTTGTGTTGGTAATATCAGCGCACCAATTCGGAATCTTACTAGTCCACAGATAGTCAAAATTACGGACTCATACTTTTGCGGATTTAACCGAAATCGTTCTTATACAACTCGAAATATTTTGACTGTTCTAATGCGGTGTTCTACAAAAATTCGTTTAGCTGAAAAAGCTTTGTTTTGTGCTTTTTGTTCTGGCGTTAGTTTTTGATTCTTGCTTTTTTTGATGGGAACATTAATGACATCTTCTCCGATATAAGCTTTATCTCCTTTAAATCTTTGTTTAGAGTCAAAGTTATCCCGATATTTTCGGAATAAAGTTATATCGCTTTTTGGACCTGGTTCTCCGGCTACAACATCTACAATGTCTTTACCTTCTGGCAAGATAATCATTTGACTTTTAAATGTATGATTACTCCGCTTACCTGAGTAATATTTTTCTTGTTCTTTATTATCTCCAGGTCTCTCTCTCACTCGTTCGTAACTATCTACTATTAGTTCATATTCCGTGAGAACTTCTTTGACTATTTCATAGTCGGCAGCGTTTTTTTTACTTGTTCAAGTAAACTGGATAGCAGCAATTCTCGTAAATTAGGCAACCAATAGTTAAACGTATCATTGGCAGTAGATTCACTGACTCCAAACTGGACACCTAGCAGTTGAAATGTCGTCATATGCCTGAGATATACCAAAGTTAAAATTATTTGCTCTTTCACAGATAATTTAGGTTTTCGACCTCCTCCTCCAGCAATCAGCCTAACTTTTTTTGCTTCTAACGCTGCTTGCTTTTTATTTTACAGCCTTAGAGCATTTTCCATGAGTTGTTGTAACTGTTCATATTCCAGTCCTCTTAACCTCTTTGTTTCTTTGGGATTTTCTTCAATGTAGTTCAGTATCTCACTCATCTTCTTATGTCAAAAAAACTGATTATGATGTTCTTCCACCACAAAATATACTATTTTGGAGATGTCTAATAAGCTGTTACGCATTTAAATTGTATATTTCTCACTCAGGTTGTCAAAAGTCCACAGTCCAGAGTCCAAGCTAGCCTTTGACTCTGGACTCTTGACTATGGACAGCCCTGACGCAAGAATATTTGATTTAGGTGCGTATCACCTTAGCTAATAGGTAATTGGTTTTCACTGTTGCCGATAACCAATTACCAAGTATCTGTAGGTTGGGCGTTGCCCACCGTATCATGGGTTTTGGTGGGCTAGGTAGGTTTCAACTATTACCGATTACCCATTACCCATTACCAAGCCTCTCAAATTGTAATAGCTAAATGCTAGACCGACCTCCTACGGAACTATCAAAACCTCGCAGGCGCTTACCTAATCAGCGTTGGCAAATTCACCTACAAAAAACAGATTTAGCCCAAAAACTGGCAGATGCGGCAAATCTTTCGCCTATTGTTTGTCAATTGCTGATTAATCGTGGTATTGAAACACCAGAACAAGCACAAGCATTTTTAGAACCTGAATCCTTAAATTTACCTTCGCCATTAACAGAATTTCCAGATTTGGCGATGAGTGTGGAGTTATTACAAGAGGCGATCGCTTCCCAAAGTAAAATAGCAATTTGCGGTGATTATGATGCAGATGGAATGACTAGCACCGCTTTACTTTTGCGTAGTCTCCGCAGTTTAGGCGCTCAAGTAGATTATGCTATTCCCAGCCGGATGCACGAAGGTTATGGTATCAATAAGCGGATTGTAGAAGAATTTCATAGTGAAGGTGTCAAGTTAATCCTCACTGTTGATAATGGGATTTCTGCATTTGAACCAATTGCTAGAGCCAAAGAACTGGGTCTCAATGTCATTATCACCGACCATCACGACATTCCCCAAAAACTACCCCCAGCCGATGCAATCCTCAACCCAAAACTCATCGCTGAATCTTCACCATATCGGGGTGTAGCTGGTGTTGGCGTTGCTTATATTTTGGCAGTATCTCTGGCACAAAAGCTAGACAAAACCAAAGGCTTAATTCAGCCGATGTTAGCACTGTTCACCTTGGGAACGATCGCCGATTTAGCTCCCTTAAGTGGTGTCAATCGTCGTTGGGTAAAACGTGGTTTAAAGCTATTACCTAAATCTCAATTACCAGGAGTCCAAGCATTAATCCAAGTTGCAGGAGTACAAGCGATCAATTCAAAATTCAAAATACCCTTCGGGAACGCCAAGGGCGAACAAAATTCAAAATTAATCAATAATGACTCTAATAAGGATTTAACTTATGGTGTCCCCAATCCCCAATCCCCAGTCCCCAATCCCCAATCCCTCAAACCAGAAGATATTGGCTTTCGTTTAGGGCCGCGTATCAATGCAGTTGGTAGGATTGGCGACCCTTTGACGGTAATTGAATTACTGACAACAGATGATGAGGGGTTGGCGTTAGAACGCGCTATGCAGTGCGAACAGGCTAATACTAGCCGTCAGCAAATGTGCGAAGAAATTGAACAACAAGCGATCGCCCACGTAGAAGATTTGTATGCAACATCTCTACAACAAGACCGGGTATTGGTTGTGATCCAACCCAATTGGCATCATGGTGTAATTGGTATTGTCGCCTCCCGCTTAGTGGAACGTTACGGTGTTCCCGTCTTTATTGGTACTTATGAAGATGAAGAACTAATTCGCGGTTCGGCTAGGAGTATCCCGGAATTTAATGTATTTGAGGCTTTAGAATATTGTCACGACTTGTTGGGTAAATATGGTGGTCACAAAGCCGCCGGCGGATTTTCTTTCCCCGCTACTAATTTACAGAAGTTGCGATCGCGTCTGTCTGAGTTTGCTAATCAATGTTTGCAACCCCAACACCTCAAGCCCTTACTGCAAATTGATGTTGAGGCTAACTTCAATCAAATCCATCAAGAACTGTATCAACAGCTAAACTCTCTCCATCCTTGCGGTATTGATAACCCTGATCCGGTTTTCTGGACACCCAATGTTCAAGTTGTAGAACAACAAATAGTCGGCAAAGGACATATTAAAGTCACACTCAGCCAAACTATCGAAGGTCAACCATATCAGTTTAAGGCGATCGCTTGGCGTTGGCGTGATTATTACCCTTTACCACCAAGATTAGATATAGCTTACAAATTGCGCGAAAATAACTTTAATGGCAATACCAGCCTGGAGTTGGAATTATTAGGTGTAAGACTGGCTCAGAAACAACTTGAGGCGCAGTCCCACCAGTTACAACTTTTTTATCAAGCTTCTTCTAAACCTTTAAGAACCGCCTTCAAGTACAATCAACGTCAATATACTTGCGGAGTCTATCAAAATAATTCTCTTCCCGAACTCAGAATTAAAAACTCAGATGGCAAAGTTCTAGTTATGCAGCCGGGAAATACAATTGGGTTACTAGGAACTAGTCGTGAAGATGCCCTAGAAATCGACTTAACTTTACCCCAATATGATTCTATTGTTCAAGCTGCTATCCAAGCATTGTCAATGCTGAGTGCTGAGTGCTGAGTATAAATTTCACCATCACTCAGCACTCATTAGTCTTATAGGTTGCCGTTGCGGAATGCCAGCACGAAAATCACAGCAGGCCCAGCAATGATTATTAGTGCAACAGAGGTTAGTTGGAAAATAACTTCCCAATTGATGTTGGCTAAAGCGTCAAACATTTGTCTCTATTCCTCCCAATTGTCTTAAAATTACTCAGTTGCAGTTGCAAAACCCGTATTAGA contains:
- a CDS encoding transposase, whose amino-acid sequence is MPKSTSFQDGKRADWLMLCQWASNGLICLKYLDESGFERTSSLNYSYSKRGEQKSINQPRRRGRIISVLGFWEPQRSFEYGAVVGGFNSERYLQLLEWQAHLAQQRLQQTGQITVIIQDGASFHRSKKVQQHWQRWQQQGLYIFFLPPYSPQMNRIEDEWLHLKRDELSSQIFDDEYELALALIHAIENRANKANYSVKRFIFNHV
- a CDS encoding helix-turn-helix domain-containing protein — translated: MPTALRIKLTTEENKTLQELSLADNVPRRVKMRAIALRLNADGLTVPMIAGHLNIHEHTVRATLRRWENLGLGGLWEAPGRGGKRKWSLEDINAVEQWRLRRT
- a CDS encoding transposase family protein: MRERPGDNKEQEKYYSGKRSNHTFKSQMIILPEGKDIVDVVAGEPGPKSDITLFRKYRDNFDSKQRFKGDKAYIGEDVINVPIKKSKNQKLTPEQKAQNKAFSAKRIFVEHRIRTVKIFRVV
- a CDS encoding transposase family protein, which gives rise to MTTFQLLGVQFGVSESTANDTFNYWLPNLRELLLSSLLEQVKKTLPTMK
- a CDS encoding single-stranded-DNA-specific exonuclease RecJ, whose translation is MLDRPPTELSKPRRRLPNQRWQIHLQKTDLAQKLADAANLSPIVCQLLINRGIETPEQAQAFLEPESLNLPSPLTEFPDLAMSVELLQEAIASQSKIAICGDYDADGMTSTALLLRSLRSLGAQVDYAIPSRMHEGYGINKRIVEEFHSEGVKLILTVDNGISAFEPIARAKELGLNVIITDHHDIPQKLPPADAILNPKLIAESSPYRGVAGVGVAYILAVSLAQKLDKTKGLIQPMLALFTLGTIADLAPLSGVNRRWVKRGLKLLPKSQLPGVQALIQVAGVQAINSKFKIPFGNAKGEQNSKLINNDSNKDLTYGVPNPQSPVPNPQSLKPEDIGFRLGPRINAVGRIGDPLTVIELLTTDDEGLALERAMQCEQANTSRQQMCEEIEQQAIAHVEDLYATSLQQDRVLVVIQPNWHHGVIGIVASRLVERYGVPVFIGTYEDEELIRGSARSIPEFNVFEALEYCHDLLGKYGGHKAAGGFSFPATNLQKLRSRLSEFANQCLQPQHLKPLLQIDVEANFNQIHQELYQQLNSLHPCGIDNPDPVFWTPNVQVVEQQIVGKGHIKVTLSQTIEGQPYQFKAIAWRWRDYYPLPPRLDIAYKLRENNFNGNTSLELELLGVRLAQKQLEAQSHQLQLFYQASSKPLRTAFKYNQRQYTCGVYQNNSLPELRIKNSDGKVLVMQPGNTIGLLGTSREDALEIDLTLPQYDSIVQAAIQALSMLSAEC
- the psb30 gene encoding photosystem II reaction center protein Ycf12/Psb30, which produces MFDALANINWEVIFQLTSVALIIIAGPAVIFVLAFRNGNL